The following DNA comes from Mycolicibacterium aromaticivorans JS19b1 = JCM 16368.
CAGCACGACCGCCACGGTGAAGCCGGTGCGGTCCTTGCCCGCGAAGCAGTGCGTGATCACCGGGCGTCCCGCGCTCAACAGCGAAAACACTTGGCGCACTGCGCGTTGCGCACCGGCGAGGACCGGGAACTTCTCGTATTCGCCGGTCATGAAGCGTTCGGCGGCGTCCTCGACGTCTTCGTCGTCGACCTTCTCGGTCATCATCTTCTGCCAGCTGGTCTCGTGCGGCGCCTCGGCTGTCGTGTTGGACAGGTCCGGGAACGGCAGCAGATGAATGGCGACACCGTCGGGCACCGCGCCGGAGCCGCGGCGCTCCAGCTCCTGCGGTGAGCGCAGGTCGGCGACATCGGTGATACCCAAGCGGCGGAAGGCCTCCCGGCCGTCGTCGTCGAGCCGACTGAGCTCACTGGACCGGAAGAACTTGCCCGGCCGGATCCCTGTGGTGTCGGCGATA
Coding sequences within:
- a CDS encoding tyrosine-protein phosphatase, which gives rise to MSHTALSGAWNFRDIADTTGIRPGKFFRSSELSRLDDDGREAFRRLGITDVADLRSPQELERRGSGAVPDGVAIHLLPFPDLSNTTAEAPHETSWQKMMTEKVDDEDVEDAAERFMTGEYEKFPVLAGAQRAVRQVFSLLSAGRPVITHCFAGKDRTGFTVAVVLESIGVPREKVLSDFLRSNDAVESLRERIMESIVSRAGETPEIATFAEARLTNGVLGVREGYLATAHRVIAENYGDLDGFLRTAGVSEEDVARTRKELLG